The Equus caballus isolate H_3958 breed thoroughbred chromosome 13, TB-T2T, whole genome shotgun sequence genome includes a window with the following:
- the ATXN2L gene encoding ataxin-2-like protein isoform X10, with protein sequence MLKPQPPQQTSQPQQPPPTQQAVARRPPGGTSPPNGGLPGPLASTSAPPGPPAAASPCLGPAAVAGSGLRRGAESILAPPPPPPQQQHQERPGAAAIGSARGQSTGKGPPQSPVFEGVYNNSRMLHFLTAVVGSTCDVKVKNGATYEGIFKTLSSKFELAVDAVHRKASEPVGGPRREDIVDTMVFKPSDVMLVHFRNVDFNYATKDKFTDSAIAMNSKVNGEHKEKVLQRWEGGDSNSDDYDLESDMSNGWDPNEMFKFNEENYGVKTTYDSSLSSYTVPLEKDNSEEFRQRELRAAQLAREIESSPQYRLRIAMENDDGRTEEEKHSAVQRQGSGRESPSLASREGKYIPLPQRVREGPRGGVRCSSSRGGRPGLSSLPPRGPHHLDNSSPGPGSETRGINGGPSRMSPKAQRPLRGAKTLSSPSSRPSAEASVPSPPAVSRMYPPRSPKSAAPAPISASCPEPPIGSAVPTSSASIPVTSSVDPGVGSISPASPKISLAPTDVKELPTKEPGRTLESQELSRIAGKVPGLQSEQKRFQLEELRKFGAQFKLQPSSSPETSLDPFPPRILKEEAKGKEKEVDGLLNSEPIGSPVSKTESALDKEDKAPLPPAGGTEGAEQPPPPCPSQTGSPPVGLIKGDDKDEGPVAEQVKKSTLNPNAKEFNPTKPLLSVNKSTSTPTSPGPRTHSTPSIPVLTAGQSGLYSPQYISYIPPIHMGPAVQAPQMYPYPVSNSVPGQQGKYRGAKGSLPPQRSDQHQPASAPPMMQAAAAAGPPLVAATPYSSYIPYNPQQFPGQPAMMQPMAHYPSQPVFAPMLQGSPRMLTSGSHPQAIVSSSTPQYPSAEQPTPQALYATVHQSYPHHATQLHAHQPQPATTPTGSQPQSQHAAPSPVQHQAGQAPHLGSGQPQQNLYHPGALTGTPPSLPPGPSAQSPQSSFPQPAAVYAIHPHQQLPHGFTNMAHVTQAHVQTGITAAPPPHPGAPHPPQVMLLHPPQSHGGPPQGAVPQSGVPALSASTPSPYPYIGHPQAPLPPPGELKIVLAAT encoded by the exons ATGTTGAAGCCTCAGCCGCCACAACAGACCTCCCAGCCCCAGCAGCCGCCCCCCACGCAACAGGCCGTGGCCCGCCGGCCTCCCGGAGGCACCAGCCCTCCCAACGGCGGCCTCCCGGGGCCCCTGGCCTCCACCTCGGCTCCCCCAGGGCCTCCCGCGGCTGCTTCCCCCTGCCTGGGGCCTGCAGCCGTTGCCGGGAGCGGGCTCCGCCGGGGAGCCGAGAGCATCTTGGCGCCGCCACCACCGCCGCCGCAGCAGCAGCATCAGGAGAGGCCAGGGGCAGCGGCCATCGGCAGCGCCAG GGGACAAAGCACAGGAAAGGGACCCCCACAGTCACCG GTGTTTGAGGGTGTCTACAACAATTCCAGAATGCTGCATTTCCTTACAGCTGTTGTG GGCTCCACCTGTGATGTAAAGGTGAAGAATGGTGCCACCTATGAAGGTATCTTCAAGACTTTGAGCTCAAAG TTTGAACTAGCAGTAGACGCTGTGCACCGGAAAGCATCTGAGCCAGTAGGTGGCCCTCGTCGGGAAGACATTGTGGACACCATGGTGTTTAAGCCAAGTGATGTCATGCTTGTCCACTTCCGAAATGTTGACTTCAATTATGCTACTAAAG ACAAGTTCACTGATTCAGCCATTGCCATGAACTCGAAGGTGAATGGGGAGCACAAAGAGAAGGTGCTTCAGCGCTGGGAGGGGGGTGACAGCAACAGCGATGACTACGACCTCGAGTCTGACATG TCCAATGGATGGGATCCCAATGAAATGTTCAAGTTCAATGAGGAAAACTATGGTGTAAAGACTACCTATGACAGCAGTCTCTCTTCTTATAC GGTGCCCTTAGAGAAGGACAACTCAGAAGAGTTTCGTCAGCGGGAGCTACGAGCGGCCCAGTTGGCTCGAGAGATTGAATCGAGCCCTCAGTACCGCCTGCGGATTGCCATGGAGAACGATGATGGGCGCACTGAAGAGGAGAAGCACAGTGCGGTCCAGCGGCAGGGTTCAGGACGAGAGAGCCCCAGCTTGGCATCTAG GGAGGGAAAGTATATCCCTCTACCCCAGAGAGTTCGGGAAGGTCCCCGGGGAGGCGTTCGATGCAGTAGTTCCCGGGGCGGCCGACCTGGCCTTAGCTCTTTGCCGCCTCGTGGCCCTCACCATCTTGACAATAGCAGCCCTGGCCCAGGTTCTGAGACACGTGGTATCAATGGAG gcccTTCCCGCATGTCCCCTAAGGCACAGCGGCCTCTGAGAGGTGCCAAGACTCTGTCTTCACCCAGCAGTAGGCCTTCTGCAGAAGCTTCTGTTCCATCTCCTCCTGCAG tGAGCCGAATGTACCCACCACGCTCTCCCAAGtcggctgcccctgccccaatCTCAGCTTCCTGTCCTGAGCCTCCCATTGGCTCAGCAGTACCAACTTCTTCAGCTTCCATCCCTGTGACATCATCAGTTGATCCTGGAGTAGGCTCCATTTCCCCCGCTTCTCCAAAGATCTCACTGGCCCCCACAGATG TAAAAGAACTTCCAACCAAGGAACCTGGGAGAACTCTGGAGTCCCAGGAGCTGTCCCGGATAGCTGGGAAAG TCCCTGGCCTTCAGAGTGAACAGAAACGCTTTCAACTGGAGGAACTGAGAAAGTTTGGGGCCCAGTTTAAG CTTCAGCCTAGTAGCTCCCCTGAGACCAGCCTGGATCCTTTTCCTCCCCGGATCTTAAAGGAGGAGgccaaagggaaggagaaggaggttgACGGTCTACTGAATTCAGAGCCCATAGGGTCCCCAGTCTCCAAGACAGAGTCTGCATTGGATAAAGAGGACAAAGCACCCCTGCCGCCAGCAGGAGGCACTGAGGGGGCAGAGCAGCCCCCGCCGCCTTGCCCAAGCCAAACTGGCAGCCCCCCAGTGGGCCTCATCAAGGGAGATGACAAGGATGAGGGCCCTGTTGCTGA aCAAGTCAAGAAGTCAACCTTGAACCCCAATGCCAAGGAGTTCAATCCCACAAAGCCTCTGCTGTCTGTG AATAAATCCACCAGTACCCCAACTTCTCCAGGGCCCCGGACTCATTCAACTCCCTCCATCCCGGTGCTGACAGCAGGCCAGAGTGGGCTCTATAGCCCCCAGTACATTTCCTACATACCTCCAATCCACATGGGACCAGCTGTTCAG GCACCTCAGATGTATCCATATCCTGTATCCAACTCAGTGCCTGGACAGCAGGGCAAGTACCGGGGAGCAAAAG gctccctgcccccacagcGCTCGGACCAACACCAGCCAGCTTCAGCCCCTCCGATGATGCAGGCCGCTGCCGCTGCTGGCCCACCTCTGGTGGCTGCCACACCTTACTCTTCCTACATCCCATACAACCCACAGCAGTTCCCAGGCCAGCCCGCCATGATGCAGCCCATGGCCCACTATCCTTCACAG CCGGTGTTTGCCCCCATGCTTCAAGGCAGCCCACGCATGCTGACGTCAGGGAGTCATCCCCAGGCCATTGTGTCGTCCTCCACCCCTCAGTACCCTTCTGCAGAGCAGCCCACTCCCCAAGCCCTTTATG CCACTGTTCACCAGTCCTATCCACACCATGCCACGCAGCTCCATGCCCACCAGCCGCAGCCGGCCACCACACCTACTGGGAGCCAGCCGCAGTCCCAGCATGCGGCCCCCAGTCCCGTCCAG CACCAGGCGGGGCAGGCCCCACACCTGGGCAGTGGACAGCCACAGCAGAATCTGTACCACCCAGGGGCCCTGACAGGCACACCGCCTTCTCTGCCACCGGGGCCTTCTGCCCAGTCCCCTCAGAGCAGCTTCCCCCAACCAGCCGCTGTGTATGCCATCCATCCCCACCAGCAGCTGCCCCACGGCTTCACCAACATGGCCCACGTTACCCAG GCCCATGTCCAAACTGGAATCACAGCAGCCCCGCCCCCTCACCCTGGGGCTCCCCACCcgccccaggtgatgctgctgcacCCACCCCAGAGCCATGGGGGCCCCCCCCAAGGCGCGGTGCCCCAGAGTGGGGTGCCTGCACTCTCAGCTTCCACACCCTCACCCTACCCCTACATCGGACACCCCCAAG CTCCCCTTCCACCCCCCGGGGAACTGAAGATTGTCCTGGCCGCGACCTGA
- the ATXN2L gene encoding ataxin-2-like protein isoform X12 — translation MLKPQPPQQTSQPQQPPPTQQAVARRPPGGTSPPNGGLPGPLASTSAPPGPPAAASPCLGPAAVAGSGLRRGAESILAPPPPPPQQQHQERPGAAAIGSARGQSTGKGPPQSPVFEGVYNNSRMLHFLTAVVGSTCDVKVKNGATYEGIFKTLSSKFELAVDAVHRKASEPVGGPRREDIVDTMVFKPSDVMLVHFRNVDFNYATKDKFTDSAIAMNSKVNGEHKEKVLQRWEGGDSNSDDYDLESDMSNGWDPNEMFKFNEENYGVKTTYDSSLSSYTVPLEKDNSEEFRQRELRAAQLAREIESSPQYRLRIAMENDDGRTEEEKHSAVQRQGSGRESPSLASREGKYIPLPQRVREGPRGGVRCSSSRGGRPGLSSLPPRGPHHLDNSSPGPGSETRGINGGPSRMSPKAQRPLRGAKTLSSPSSRPSAEASVPSPPAVSRMYPPRSPKSAAPAPISASCPEPPIGSAVPTSSASIPVTSSVDPGVGSISPASPKISLAPTDVKELPTKEPGRTLESQELSRIAGKVPGLQSEQKRFQLEELRKFGAQFKLQPSSSPETSLDPFPPRILKEEAKGKEKEVDGLLNSEPIGSPVSKTESALDKEDKAPLPPAGGTEGAEQPPPPCPSQTGSPPVGLIKGDDKDEGPVAEQVKKSTLNPNAKEFNPTKPLLSVNKSTSTPTSPGPRTHSTPSIPVLTAGQSGLYSPQYISYIPPIHMGPAVQAPQMYPYPVSNSVPGQQGKYRGAKGSLPPQRSDQHQPASAPPMMQAAAAAGPPLVAATPYSSYIPYNPQQFPGQPAMMQPMAHYPSQPVFAPMLQGSPRMLTSGSHPQAIVSSSTPQYPSAEQPTPQALYATVHQSYPHHATQLHAHQPQPATTPTGSQPQSQHAAPSPVQHQAGQAPHLGSGQPQQNLYHPGALTGTPPSLPPGPSAQSPQSSFPQPAAVYAIHPHQQLPHGFTNMAHVTQAHVQTGITAAPPPHPGAPHPPQVMLLHPPQSHGGPPQGAVPQSGVPALSASTPSPYPYIGHPQALSDPDCLLT, via the exons ATGTTGAAGCCTCAGCCGCCACAACAGACCTCCCAGCCCCAGCAGCCGCCCCCCACGCAACAGGCCGTGGCCCGCCGGCCTCCCGGAGGCACCAGCCCTCCCAACGGCGGCCTCCCGGGGCCCCTGGCCTCCACCTCGGCTCCCCCAGGGCCTCCCGCGGCTGCTTCCCCCTGCCTGGGGCCTGCAGCCGTTGCCGGGAGCGGGCTCCGCCGGGGAGCCGAGAGCATCTTGGCGCCGCCACCACCGCCGCCGCAGCAGCAGCATCAGGAGAGGCCAGGGGCAGCGGCCATCGGCAGCGCCAG GGGACAAAGCACAGGAAAGGGACCCCCACAGTCACCG GTGTTTGAGGGTGTCTACAACAATTCCAGAATGCTGCATTTCCTTACAGCTGTTGTG GGCTCCACCTGTGATGTAAAGGTGAAGAATGGTGCCACCTATGAAGGTATCTTCAAGACTTTGAGCTCAAAG TTTGAACTAGCAGTAGACGCTGTGCACCGGAAAGCATCTGAGCCAGTAGGTGGCCCTCGTCGGGAAGACATTGTGGACACCATGGTGTTTAAGCCAAGTGATGTCATGCTTGTCCACTTCCGAAATGTTGACTTCAATTATGCTACTAAAG ACAAGTTCACTGATTCAGCCATTGCCATGAACTCGAAGGTGAATGGGGAGCACAAAGAGAAGGTGCTTCAGCGCTGGGAGGGGGGTGACAGCAACAGCGATGACTACGACCTCGAGTCTGACATG TCCAATGGATGGGATCCCAATGAAATGTTCAAGTTCAATGAGGAAAACTATGGTGTAAAGACTACCTATGACAGCAGTCTCTCTTCTTATAC GGTGCCCTTAGAGAAGGACAACTCAGAAGAGTTTCGTCAGCGGGAGCTACGAGCGGCCCAGTTGGCTCGAGAGATTGAATCGAGCCCTCAGTACCGCCTGCGGATTGCCATGGAGAACGATGATGGGCGCACTGAAGAGGAGAAGCACAGTGCGGTCCAGCGGCAGGGTTCAGGACGAGAGAGCCCCAGCTTGGCATCTAG GGAGGGAAAGTATATCCCTCTACCCCAGAGAGTTCGGGAAGGTCCCCGGGGAGGCGTTCGATGCAGTAGTTCCCGGGGCGGCCGACCTGGCCTTAGCTCTTTGCCGCCTCGTGGCCCTCACCATCTTGACAATAGCAGCCCTGGCCCAGGTTCTGAGACACGTGGTATCAATGGAG gcccTTCCCGCATGTCCCCTAAGGCACAGCGGCCTCTGAGAGGTGCCAAGACTCTGTCTTCACCCAGCAGTAGGCCTTCTGCAGAAGCTTCTGTTCCATCTCCTCCTGCAG tGAGCCGAATGTACCCACCACGCTCTCCCAAGtcggctgcccctgccccaatCTCAGCTTCCTGTCCTGAGCCTCCCATTGGCTCAGCAGTACCAACTTCTTCAGCTTCCATCCCTGTGACATCATCAGTTGATCCTGGAGTAGGCTCCATTTCCCCCGCTTCTCCAAAGATCTCACTGGCCCCCACAGATG TAAAAGAACTTCCAACCAAGGAACCTGGGAGAACTCTGGAGTCCCAGGAGCTGTCCCGGATAGCTGGGAAAG TCCCTGGCCTTCAGAGTGAACAGAAACGCTTTCAACTGGAGGAACTGAGAAAGTTTGGGGCCCAGTTTAAG CTTCAGCCTAGTAGCTCCCCTGAGACCAGCCTGGATCCTTTTCCTCCCCGGATCTTAAAGGAGGAGgccaaagggaaggagaaggaggttgACGGTCTACTGAATTCAGAGCCCATAGGGTCCCCAGTCTCCAAGACAGAGTCTGCATTGGATAAAGAGGACAAAGCACCCCTGCCGCCAGCAGGAGGCACTGAGGGGGCAGAGCAGCCCCCGCCGCCTTGCCCAAGCCAAACTGGCAGCCCCCCAGTGGGCCTCATCAAGGGAGATGACAAGGATGAGGGCCCTGTTGCTGA aCAAGTCAAGAAGTCAACCTTGAACCCCAATGCCAAGGAGTTCAATCCCACAAAGCCTCTGCTGTCTGTG AATAAATCCACCAGTACCCCAACTTCTCCAGGGCCCCGGACTCATTCAACTCCCTCCATCCCGGTGCTGACAGCAGGCCAGAGTGGGCTCTATAGCCCCCAGTACATTTCCTACATACCTCCAATCCACATGGGACCAGCTGTTCAG GCACCTCAGATGTATCCATATCCTGTATCCAACTCAGTGCCTGGACAGCAGGGCAAGTACCGGGGAGCAAAAG gctccctgcccccacagcGCTCGGACCAACACCAGCCAGCTTCAGCCCCTCCGATGATGCAGGCCGCTGCCGCTGCTGGCCCACCTCTGGTGGCTGCCACACCTTACTCTTCCTACATCCCATACAACCCACAGCAGTTCCCAGGCCAGCCCGCCATGATGCAGCCCATGGCCCACTATCCTTCACAG CCGGTGTTTGCCCCCATGCTTCAAGGCAGCCCACGCATGCTGACGTCAGGGAGTCATCCCCAGGCCATTGTGTCGTCCTCCACCCCTCAGTACCCTTCTGCAGAGCAGCCCACTCCCCAAGCCCTTTATG CCACTGTTCACCAGTCCTATCCACACCATGCCACGCAGCTCCATGCCCACCAGCCGCAGCCGGCCACCACACCTACTGGGAGCCAGCCGCAGTCCCAGCATGCGGCCCCCAGTCCCGTCCAG CACCAGGCGGGGCAGGCCCCACACCTGGGCAGTGGACAGCCACAGCAGAATCTGTACCACCCAGGGGCCCTGACAGGCACACCGCCTTCTCTGCCACCGGGGCCTTCTGCCCAGTCCCCTCAGAGCAGCTTCCCCCAACCAGCCGCTGTGTATGCCATCCATCCCCACCAGCAGCTGCCCCACGGCTTCACCAACATGGCCCACGTTACCCAG GCCCATGTCCAAACTGGAATCACAGCAGCCCCGCCCCCTCACCCTGGGGCTCCCCACCcgccccaggtgatgctgctgcacCCACCCCAGAGCCATGGGGGCCCCCCCCAAGGCGCGGTGCCCCAGAGTGGGGTGCCTGCACTCTCAGCTTCCACACCCTCACCCTACCCCTACATCGGACACCCCCAAG CTCTCAGTGACCCCGACTGTCTCCTGACTTAG
- the ATXN2L gene encoding ataxin-2-like protein isoform X9, which translates to MLKPQPPQQTSQPQQPPPTQQAVARRPPGGTSPPNGGLPGPLASTSAPPGPPAAASPCLGPAAVAGSGLRRGAESILAPPPPPPQQQHQERPGAAAIGSARGQSTGKGPPQSPVFEGVYNNSRMLHFLTAVVGSTCDVKVKNGATYEGIFKTLSSKFELAVDAVHRKASEPVGGPRREDIVDTMVFKPSDVMLVHFRNVDFNYATKDKFTDSAIAMNSKVNGEHKEKVLQRWEGGDSNSDDYDLESDMSNGWDPNEMFKFNEENYGVKTTYDSSLSSYTVPLEKDNSEEFRQRELRAAQLAREIESSPQYRLRIAMENDDGRTEEEKHSAVQRQGSGRESPSLASREGKYIPLPQRVREGPRGGVRCSSSRGGRPGLSSLPPRGPHHLDNSSPGPGSETRGINGGPSRMSPKAQRPLRGAKTLSSPSSRPSAEASVPSPPAVSRMYPPRSPKSAAPAPISASCPEPPIGSAVPTSSASIPVTSSVDPGVGSISPASPKISLAPTDVKELPTKEPGRTLESQELSRIAGKVPGLQSEQKRFQLEELRKFGAQFKLQPSSSPETSLDPFPPRILKEEAKGKEKEVDGLLNSEPIGSPVSKTESALDKEDKAPLPPAGGTEGAEQPPPPCPSQTGSPPVGLIKGDDKDEGPVAEQVKKSTLNPNAKEFNPTKPLLSVNKSTSTPTSPGPRTHSTPSIPVLTAGQSGLYSPQYISYIPPIHMGPAVQAPQMYPYPVSNSVPGQQGKYRGAKGSLPPQRSDQHQPASAPPMMQAAAAAGPPLVAATPYSSYIPYNPQQFPGQPAMMQPMAHYPSQPVFAPMLQGSPRMLTSGSHPQAIVSSSTPQYPSAEQPTPQALYATVHQSYPHHATQLHAHQPQPATTPTGSQPQSQHAAPSPVQHQAGQAPHLGSGQPQQNLYHPGALTGTPPSLPPGPSAQSPQSSFPQPAAVYAIHPHQQLPHGFTNMAHVTQAHVQTGITAAPPPHPGAPHPPQVMLLHPPQSHGGPPQGAVPQSGVPALSASTPSPYPYIGHPQVQSHPSQQLPFHPPGN; encoded by the exons ATGTTGAAGCCTCAGCCGCCACAACAGACCTCCCAGCCCCAGCAGCCGCCCCCCACGCAACAGGCCGTGGCCCGCCGGCCTCCCGGAGGCACCAGCCCTCCCAACGGCGGCCTCCCGGGGCCCCTGGCCTCCACCTCGGCTCCCCCAGGGCCTCCCGCGGCTGCTTCCCCCTGCCTGGGGCCTGCAGCCGTTGCCGGGAGCGGGCTCCGCCGGGGAGCCGAGAGCATCTTGGCGCCGCCACCACCGCCGCCGCAGCAGCAGCATCAGGAGAGGCCAGGGGCAGCGGCCATCGGCAGCGCCAG GGGACAAAGCACAGGAAAGGGACCCCCACAGTCACCG GTGTTTGAGGGTGTCTACAACAATTCCAGAATGCTGCATTTCCTTACAGCTGTTGTG GGCTCCACCTGTGATGTAAAGGTGAAGAATGGTGCCACCTATGAAGGTATCTTCAAGACTTTGAGCTCAAAG TTTGAACTAGCAGTAGACGCTGTGCACCGGAAAGCATCTGAGCCAGTAGGTGGCCCTCGTCGGGAAGACATTGTGGACACCATGGTGTTTAAGCCAAGTGATGTCATGCTTGTCCACTTCCGAAATGTTGACTTCAATTATGCTACTAAAG ACAAGTTCACTGATTCAGCCATTGCCATGAACTCGAAGGTGAATGGGGAGCACAAAGAGAAGGTGCTTCAGCGCTGGGAGGGGGGTGACAGCAACAGCGATGACTACGACCTCGAGTCTGACATG TCCAATGGATGGGATCCCAATGAAATGTTCAAGTTCAATGAGGAAAACTATGGTGTAAAGACTACCTATGACAGCAGTCTCTCTTCTTATAC GGTGCCCTTAGAGAAGGACAACTCAGAAGAGTTTCGTCAGCGGGAGCTACGAGCGGCCCAGTTGGCTCGAGAGATTGAATCGAGCCCTCAGTACCGCCTGCGGATTGCCATGGAGAACGATGATGGGCGCACTGAAGAGGAGAAGCACAGTGCGGTCCAGCGGCAGGGTTCAGGACGAGAGAGCCCCAGCTTGGCATCTAG GGAGGGAAAGTATATCCCTCTACCCCAGAGAGTTCGGGAAGGTCCCCGGGGAGGCGTTCGATGCAGTAGTTCCCGGGGCGGCCGACCTGGCCTTAGCTCTTTGCCGCCTCGTGGCCCTCACCATCTTGACAATAGCAGCCCTGGCCCAGGTTCTGAGACACGTGGTATCAATGGAG gcccTTCCCGCATGTCCCCTAAGGCACAGCGGCCTCTGAGAGGTGCCAAGACTCTGTCTTCACCCAGCAGTAGGCCTTCTGCAGAAGCTTCTGTTCCATCTCCTCCTGCAG tGAGCCGAATGTACCCACCACGCTCTCCCAAGtcggctgcccctgccccaatCTCAGCTTCCTGTCCTGAGCCTCCCATTGGCTCAGCAGTACCAACTTCTTCAGCTTCCATCCCTGTGACATCATCAGTTGATCCTGGAGTAGGCTCCATTTCCCCCGCTTCTCCAAAGATCTCACTGGCCCCCACAGATG TAAAAGAACTTCCAACCAAGGAACCTGGGAGAACTCTGGAGTCCCAGGAGCTGTCCCGGATAGCTGGGAAAG TCCCTGGCCTTCAGAGTGAACAGAAACGCTTTCAACTGGAGGAACTGAGAAAGTTTGGGGCCCAGTTTAAG CTTCAGCCTAGTAGCTCCCCTGAGACCAGCCTGGATCCTTTTCCTCCCCGGATCTTAAAGGAGGAGgccaaagggaaggagaaggaggttgACGGTCTACTGAATTCAGAGCCCATAGGGTCCCCAGTCTCCAAGACAGAGTCTGCATTGGATAAAGAGGACAAAGCACCCCTGCCGCCAGCAGGAGGCACTGAGGGGGCAGAGCAGCCCCCGCCGCCTTGCCCAAGCCAAACTGGCAGCCCCCCAGTGGGCCTCATCAAGGGAGATGACAAGGATGAGGGCCCTGTTGCTGA aCAAGTCAAGAAGTCAACCTTGAACCCCAATGCCAAGGAGTTCAATCCCACAAAGCCTCTGCTGTCTGTG AATAAATCCACCAGTACCCCAACTTCTCCAGGGCCCCGGACTCATTCAACTCCCTCCATCCCGGTGCTGACAGCAGGCCAGAGTGGGCTCTATAGCCCCCAGTACATTTCCTACATACCTCCAATCCACATGGGACCAGCTGTTCAG GCACCTCAGATGTATCCATATCCTGTATCCAACTCAGTGCCTGGACAGCAGGGCAAGTACCGGGGAGCAAAAG gctccctgcccccacagcGCTCGGACCAACACCAGCCAGCTTCAGCCCCTCCGATGATGCAGGCCGCTGCCGCTGCTGGCCCACCTCTGGTGGCTGCCACACCTTACTCTTCCTACATCCCATACAACCCACAGCAGTTCCCAGGCCAGCCCGCCATGATGCAGCCCATGGCCCACTATCCTTCACAG CCGGTGTTTGCCCCCATGCTTCAAGGCAGCCCACGCATGCTGACGTCAGGGAGTCATCCCCAGGCCATTGTGTCGTCCTCCACCCCTCAGTACCCTTCTGCAGAGCAGCCCACTCCCCAAGCCCTTTATG CCACTGTTCACCAGTCCTATCCACACCATGCCACGCAGCTCCATGCCCACCAGCCGCAGCCGGCCACCACACCTACTGGGAGCCAGCCGCAGTCCCAGCATGCGGCCCCCAGTCCCGTCCAG CACCAGGCGGGGCAGGCCCCACACCTGGGCAGTGGACAGCCACAGCAGAATCTGTACCACCCAGGGGCCCTGACAGGCACACCGCCTTCTCTGCCACCGGGGCCTTCTGCCCAGTCCCCTCAGAGCAGCTTCCCCCAACCAGCCGCTGTGTATGCCATCCATCCCCACCAGCAGCTGCCCCACGGCTTCACCAACATGGCCCACGTTACCCAG GCCCATGTCCAAACTGGAATCACAGCAGCCCCGCCCCCTCACCCTGGGGCTCCCCACCcgccccaggtgatgctgctgcacCCACCCCAGAGCCATGGGGGCCCCCCCCAAGGCGCGGTGCCCCAGAGTGGGGTGCCTGCACTCTCAGCTTCCACACCCTCACCCTACCCCTACATCGGACACCCCCAAG TTCAATCTCATCCCTCCCAGCAGCTCCCCTTCCACCCCCCGGGGAACTGA